AAACTTTGAAGTTAAAGTTAAAAGGTACCAAGAATTGGATAAGGCAATCAAGAACCATTTGGCATATAAGTACACTGCTACTCTGCATCTAGGTCGATAAAGAAAGCTAAAGGAATAAGAGTAGCATCTTTGCAATGACAGAAGGCTTATTAAATTATGCAATTTTTAAATGCTACCTTTGGTAATCAAATGGTCATATGAAATCGATTACTTTAATTTTGTAGGGGCTATTTATTCTGTTACTAAAAAAAATAGTACATTCATAAATTTGTCCAATTGAAATAGACCTTTCTTTTTTTGCATGCCTGAATTTTTTGAGTGTAAACGGAAATAAATCAAATGTTTAAATTTGTTGGATTATGTAAATTCGATATCCTTGTTTTTAATTATTCCTTTAGCTTTCTGTGGTGCCGGAGGTACACAATTTTTCTTGTCTTTGGTTGtctgtgatgtgatgtgatgggTAACATTGATGACTTATTGCTGTAAATGTTTGTGTCAAGATATGTTTTGTTTTTAACTTGATTCTTCCTGACTCGTATACACAGCATCCATGGTCAATGTGCCATTATCATGTTCGATGTCACTGCCAGGTTAACGTACAAAAATGTTCCAACATGGCACCGAGATCTCTGCAGGTGGTTTGACTAGATGCTTGGAACTGAATGTGCAAAAGTTGTCCTCATATTTCTAATTGTCTAATTATCATATTTGTTCTGAAACCAGGGTGTGTGAGAGCATTCCTATTGTCCTCTGTGGTAACAAGGTCGATGTGAAGAACAGGCAGGTCAAAGCAAAGCAAGTTACATTCCACAGGAAGAAGAACCTTCAATACTATGAGATTTCTGCGAAGAGCAATTATAACTTTGAGAAGCCCTTCCTTTATCTTGCTAGAAAACTCGCAGGGTAATGAGAAATGAGTGTTATTTTGTTGTAAGCTGCATTATGTGTATGTGATGACCTTAATGCCATTTTTGTTGGTAGGGACCCGAATCTTCACTTTGTTGAATCACCTGCTCTTGCGCCTCCAGAAGTCCAGATTGATCTGGCTGCGCAGCAACAGTAAGTGCAGCTTAACTTTCTGTTCAATAGTTTGAAATTCAGTTCCCTCCCCATGGTTTCCAATGCTCTTTGGTCAGAATTTGCGACATCAAAAGCACCTTCTTGACAACAATACGATGAATACCTGTTGTACCTTTCTTTTCTAATTATCAGTCTTAGTAGTGTATATATATCTCATGACTCATTTCCAGTTTCGGTAATTGTTCTTCATATCATCGTATCATGCATGCTAAGAAGCTTTATGTGGTTTTCAGTCTGTTGTATTCTGATTTTGATAACGGTCGATCATGTGTATCTACAATTTTCAGGCATGAAGCTGAGCTGGCTGCGGCTGCTGCCCAACCCCTtcctgatgacgatgatgatgtgtTTGATTAGAGTTTCTTGGTTCATGTCTATATGCAGTAAGGTCTCAGTCTGTGTAGTTCATCTCGCGAGGCCCCGTCTTGGAACTATTTTAGTTTTTTCACCAGCCATGGAGTTGAACTTTCCACGTTTACCGTTTGAAAAGTCATGAAGACTAGTTTGATTAATTGATTCAAGACTCTTTCCTTTCATGTGTGATCAAAAGAAGTTATTTAATCATGTTCCGATTCTAATTCTTCGTTTATTTCTCTGTCAAGAAGAAACGTTGACACACAGTGTTCGGTGTGGTTGCTCTTTGAATCAAACTATAAAATGCTGTGCCGTCAGGTTCGAGCTCCTCTCAGTGCCATGGTTGCAAATTGCAATATTAATTTGAGTTGAATTATTCTCATCTTAGTTCTTACCATAGCCTCCTTTCATGGAGGTGTGAAGAGTAAAGATGTGGCCTTaaatctttttgtttttgtttttgctaGTAAGTATTGAATTTATGATTCTAACTCTTCCACTAACCCTTTCTCCTCTGATGATTTAAAAGAATTATGCTAGTAGAAACATTTCTAAGGAACTTGTTTTTGATCTTTTGGAGAATGATGCGATCAACCCTATCATACATCAGAGTCAAGTCAAGGGAGGTGTTGCATCAAAAGGAGGAgaccaagaatgaagtagcaccaTCAAGAGCAGAGGTGGAATGCTCGGTGAGCATTGAATGTTTCCAAGTTAGTTTCAAGATAATAAATTTCAAGTTTAATTCTATTAAATTTAAGGAAACTGATTCATATcttgatataattataaaaatttaaaattatcaaaatataatgcatttaatatgtattataatttgtatctaaaatctgtaaaagggtgagaAAGAGGAAGAACAGATTCCTGAGTGAGTTTGACTTATACGTAAACTTTTCCTCGAATATTGTTTTTAGAAGTGGATTTCTCGACCACTTTGATTTCTTGTTCGTTTGTGATGGATTTGCCTAGCTTTCTGTTCTAGACGGTTCCAAtttcgattttaaattaaaatcttttttttttataaaaaaaataatttaatt
Above is a genomic segment from Musa acuminata AAA Group cultivar baxijiao chromosome BXJ3-4, Cavendish_Baxijiao_AAA, whole genome shotgun sequence containing:
- the LOC135636044 gene encoding GTP-binding nuclear protein Ran1B-like codes for the protein MALPNQQTVDYPSFKLVLVGDGGTGKTTFVKRHLTGEFEKKYEPTIGVEVHPLDFFTNCGKIRFYCWDTAGQEKFGGLRDGYYIHGQCAIIMFDVTARLTYKNVPTWHRDLCRVCESIPIVLCGNKVDVKNRQVKAKQVTFHRKKNLQYYEISAKSNYNFEKPFLYLARKLAGDPNLHFVESPALAPPEVQIDLAAQQQHEAELAAAAAQPLPDDDDDVFD